A region of the Montipora foliosa isolate CH-2021 unplaced genomic scaffold, ASM3666993v2 scaffold_427, whole genome shotgun sequence genome:
aaaaaaactaaacaacttaactgactcccttaataagaggttttgtctCACAATGCAGGTATTTAAAACAGTTGCTCACAAGTTGAAAttaatgacagtcaaaatgacagccagccagatatcaacactttccacaagatttcttcaggtcagatgacttggacaatgaaatcaacagagAGCTAGatatcaattaaatttaatcataccacaacacagagctggaaaagaGAGAGCATCACCATCTACCAGTCTACCCATTACTCCTGCTGAGGACAACCAGGTCGCAGAAGAATCTAtggctctcgtatcacatgtcagaggttaaaacttctgttgTGTCAAAACCCTCTGCCCTTAAAgcgaaacacaatcaacgaaaaatgttgtcagcttaaaatttacaacttttaggtcttcaacggtgtAGTAGTTCCGCAAGACAAGAAAACACACAATATTTTAGGAACACAACGATTCTATTAGCAAGATGGCGGACTCTCTAGAGCACATGGTTTTCTACGTCACGTGACGTAAACGTCACTGTCACTACACTACATCCCCCCCTTACATAATACAAAACTCACTATCACGGAAATAGCTAATGTCCAAATAACCAATGTTCAGAAAcctcaaacaaataaactggcaTAAAGCCATCTACTCAGATTAGCACTGGATGTTCTGGAGTTAAAGCACAAAAGGACACAAAATCACTCATCCATGCTGGAGGGCGCCTTGAAGGAAGGGGGCTTGCACAGGATTCGGGAGGTAGGTTAAGTTGCTTATCAACGTAGGTCGGCGGGGTCAAGACAGTTGTTTCTAATTGTCTTCCAGTGGGCGTGTCCTCCTCCTGGTCTCCTTCGTGAACTTCAGTGGCTTCAGTGGCAGGGTCCGGCTGGATAAACTTTTTCATGTGGCTCGCATTTCGCAGCTTGGTATTTCCTTCATGATCTTGTATTAGGACGGCATTGCCCTTCTTTTCTACCACTTTGTATGGTAATGGTTCGAAGTTGGGAGACAGTTTATTGTCACGGCTTTTGTTGAGTAAGATTTGATCTCCTTCTCCAATATCACTGTATTGTGCTGACCGCTTGCTGTCTGCATATTCTTTCTGTCGAAGTTTCCCCCGCGCATCTCGTTCGCGAAGAAGTTGCTGCCAGTGAGCCTCGGTGATTCTCTCACTTGGAATGGTGACTCTTGGGAGTTTATCTTTGAGGCGTCGACCCATCAAGAGCTCGGCTGGGGACAATCCAGACACTGTGTGTGGTGTGGTTCGGTACTGGAAGAGGAAATTTTGCAATACCCTTTTCCAGTCTTTACCCTCTAAAGTGGCAATTCTTATTATCTTCAGTAAGGTCTCGTTACAGCGCTCGACTTGACCATTACTCTGTGGCCAGTAGGGGATTCCCTTGAGGTGAACTATTCCTAGATAATCTAGAAAGCCTTCAAATTCTGCAGAGGAAAATGGCGGGCCATTGTCACTACGGACACTCTCAGGTATGCCATGTGTTTGAAAGATACCCTCCATAGCTCTTGTGACGTAATATGCATCTGTCTTTCTTAACAAGATAACTTCGGGCCAGCGTGAGTAGTACTACGAGCAGGTGGTTTCCACCGGGAATCTCCAATAGGTCAACGGCAATGTCACCCCATGGAACATCAGGTAATGTTGTTGACCTGATAGGTTCGGTCTTACTTCTAGGGCCGACTAGCTGGCAAGGGTGACATGTTTTTACAAACTGTTCAACCTGCTTGTCCATGTTGGGCCACCATACCTTTTCTCTGAGGCAAGCCTTTGTGCGTGTCATACCCTGGTGACCCTCATGTGCGAGTGCAATAGTATGCTTCCAGAGGCTTTCTGGCATAATAATACGGTCGCCTCGGAGGACAAGCTGGCCAAGGACCCATAGTTCTTGCGCCAAAGCTTTATACATTGTGCCCGATAAGCAACTCCACTCTCCTGAGGTAACAGCTTGACGCACCAACTGTAACGTGGGATCTTTTGCAGATGCTTGCTCAACTTGCTGGGGTGTGAGTGCTGCTGGCACGGCTTCACTAGCTATGCTGCAGGCATATTCTGTGCTTTCACGGGCATCATGGTCCTGAACCATCCTCTTGCTGTTGTTCTAGGACTGCCCCAAGGCCAACAGGTGATGCGTCTGTTACAAGGCGGGTCTTAGCATCTTTGGCGAAGTAGGCCATGACTGGGGCGTTTGTTAACAACTTCTTAATTTCTTCAAAAGCTTCTTCTTCCTTAGTACCCCACTTCCAGGACTTGCCAGTGCATGTTAGGTCCCAGAGGGGGCTTGATATTGTCGAAAATCCAGGGATGAATTTGGCACAGAATTGGGCAGAGCCTAGGAAGCTTCTCACTTTGGATTGATTTTGGGGTCTCGGTGCATCAACAATCGCTTCCACTCTCTTCTTGGAGACCTGCAGCCCCTCCCCTGTAAGTACTTCTCCCATGTACTCAATGCTCTTGGCTGCAATGACACACTTTTCATAGTTGAGTGTCAGTCCATGCTCTTCAAACTTGCGCATTACTTTGTCAAGGTTTTCATCGTGCTCCTTGTGGTCACGCCCCACTACTCTCACATCATCATGCAAGTTGTAAGCGCCGGGGCAATCCTTCAGGATTTGCCATATTAGCTGCTGAAATTTTTTTGTTGCCATGTTGACCCCAAACAAAAGCCGCTTGTATCGCTACAGGCCATTCGGGGCTGCGAACGTGGTTATGTCACGCGAGTCAGGGTGGAGCTCTATTTGATGAAACGCCATGTTTAGGTCGAGTTTGCTGAAAACTTTTGCTTCTGAAATCTCCTGTAATGTTTCTTCCACAGTAGGGACGGGGTGCTTTTCTCTGAGGATTGCACGATTCGCCTGTCTCATATCCAAACAAATGCGAATGTCTCCGTTGGGCTTCTCTACAGCGACAAGTGGGTTGATCCAGCTGGTGGGCCCATTGACTTTCTCAATGACACCCAGTTCTTCTAACTGCTTCAACTTTGCCGTCCCTTTTTGTCTCCTGCTAAATGGTATTCGGCGAAGGGGTTGTGCCACAGGTGGGATACTGTCATCCTTGCGTAACTTTAGTTGATACCCCTTTAGTTTGCCCAGGCCCTCAAAAACTTTGGGAAATTGAACCCTAAGAGCAGCTTTCTTGTCTGGAGGTTGGGCATGGTCAATGTTTGCATTGCAGTTGTTAACATTAATTCCGACCTTAAGGATTGCAAGCATCTCTGACGTTTTGCGACCTAGCAGAGTTGCAGACTGCCCTGGGACTATATAAAATTCTGCAACGGCTGATATTCTGGTCTGCGGTACAGTGACTCTTAACATGCAGCTTACCTTCAGATCTAGCGGTTTCGAGTGTGTATATGCATACACATGTTTATCACACCCTGCTAAGGGTGCCTTTCCCCCGGTTAGGGAATGAAACACATGCTCTGACATGAGATTACAACTGGCGCCtgaatcaacaataacattaacTATCTTATTATTTATACACAGTTCTAATGTTTCAAAGCATTCACTAGTGGAGGCAGTAAACACGTAAAATGCATCATCCCTTGAGTCCTCGCTATCCGCTTGTTGGGTGACGGCATGCACTTTCTCTCGTCTCCCCCCTTTCCTGGCCTGCAGAGCGCGGGTTCTCCCATGATTGGTGGGGTGGGTGGTGTTGCTAGCATGTTCTTGTTGGTATCGgcaacaaacagcaaaatggccTAGTCTGCCACAGGACTCGCAAACATGGTCACGTGAGCACCGACAGTCCTTGGCCTGGTGCCCGATTTTGTTACAATTCCAACATCTGCCTTGGAATTTCATTTGGGAAGTAGTTTGTTTCTCAGCAAGCTGCACTCTGTTGATTTGGTCTTCGGGCTGTACAAGGATCAGGGCATCCTTATCATGATACTGGCTTACTACTTCTAACAGCTTGGATAAGGTTAAGTTCTCGGACCGATATAATTTGGACTTCAAGTTTTTGTCCTCGATATGTGTTAGCACTTGGTCTCTCGTCATATTGTCTTTCTCTTCTCCATATTCGCAATGTTCAGCTAAGCTGCTTAGTCTGGTTACAAAGTTATTTTTTCGCTCACCTGGTGCAGGCGTTGCTCCTAGAAAATTTTGTCGCGCCTTTGGGATGTTCTTCTTCAATTTGAAATAATCGTTGAGCGACTCCATCGCTTTCTTGTAGTCTTTAGCGTCGCCCTTCGTTTCCTCAGGAATGGTACGGAAGATTTCTCTGACACCCGGCCCTGCTAGGTGTAGAAGAAGGGCTCGTTGCTGTTTCGGGTCGTCGATGCCTGATGCTGTCACGAAAAGTTCGAATTCATCCTTCCAAATTCGCCAACGCTGCCAAAGAGTGGCAGGCTCGCCAACTGTGTCAAACGCCGCAGAACCAGTTAGTCCACTTAAACAGACGGCCATAGCTCAAAATTCCTGACAAACTCGTCTTCTGGTCGATCtttttatcctcgtcgccaaatgtAGTAGTTCCGCAAGACAAGAAAACACGCAATATTTTAGGAACACAACGATTCTATTAGCAAGATGGCGGACTCTCTAGAGCACATGGTTTTCTACGTCACGTGACGTAAACGTCACTGTCACTACACTACAAACGGTGGGATCGAAACACGAGCAAGCATGGTTTGGCGAAGATAACTTAAGCTTAATTCTTTTatggaaacgacataaacaaataaatatttgatgcctcttttgactttcttgTTGGAAAaactcggaactactgtttagtttttctgtcgagtccatgttgagtgtgagatcttgatcatcaaaaggtccaAGAACTTTTTCTCCACCGCCGAATCAAAGCAAAGAGCTCAAaagcactcattttgccgcggtgtccgCATCGATGAGTTTCCAtcttttcttaactatggtgctccgcgcgcgcgcgccgaagCTCCACTACGAATTCggattggttcattgtgctGTTTGCTCCTGcagtgattggtcgaagtaattactttggaatTTGTTTACGACACTCAAATAAAAATGCATCCGACACAGTGGATGTCCACAAGTATCTCTAAGAAGTACCACATGAAGAAATAACATCCGAAAGTGTTATCAAAAAACTCCCTCAACCTCCCTAAAAAAACCCTTGAAAGACCGCGTTTTGGCATATAATTCAATTTTCACTATTTTTGAATTCGAATTCACACTTAATACaaggagaagaaaaaagaaaagccaTTACTAACGAATAATAATTACAAACAGACAAACTAGAAATACAATATTTGTGTGTAAGTTTGGGACACCAAATAATACTACAATAGTACTAGTACAATAGTAATAGTACAATACAGTAGAAAAACTAATGTACCCATCAATCATTACACTCTGAATATTACCAAAGgatcttgatatcagcaggcaagtcagaaatttaaaaaaacgacaaaaacttataagtaggaaaaagtgctaattatgccagtaacaacggaatgtacataaaacgtgacaatgtgagaattaaaaggatagttttagatttacgtgatgcaattgttgattaagagaaggttgttctctttgaatataaaacgcttcttttatcttgagttgaaaagtcgtagaggcgtgatctaaaatatggaaacagtcccctgaagacagggcgcgacaatgttcggaattctgtaggtgtttgaagatgtgagagaCCCTATCATTGACTAAGTGctcacgcacgcgtgtggaaaaatgccgggttatttcgccgacataacaggcattacagccggCACATAcaaacttataaaccacacgtgaacgaaacccgccagggatagggtcaacttaacgctttgtacattaatcaactgaagatgacagaagtttctgttgaaacatgtcttgtaatcttaaacgttttgtcgttttctttaaatttcactTTTAATATTTGTACTAAATCTATAcaatgatgtaatttgtttagtAGTTACAGAAAGTGCATTCCAGAGACTAGCTTCAGTAAACTGAAGAGCTAGAGCTGAAGAGACAGAGCTATTCCTGCCATGTCTTACTTCAATAGTTGTCTTGACCCAATAGTGACTCTCTCCACTATTTAATACCGTCCTAGGAGAAAATATGGAGTCGCGTTGATCGGAATTGAATTATTCTTAAGAAACTTGTTTTAAACCCAAGCTAGGCGGTCAGAAAGAAAGAGCAGAAAGAGTAGACAATCTAGCATGAAAGAGATTAGAAAATGATGTTTCTGTTTTatgtgaatttttcagttgtaccTCGGACTGTTGGACGAATCGAAATACGATGGAGCAAAATACTCAATGGTCGAGGACGTCTGAACTTCAGTTAAACCACGCCCAAAGAAGAAATGGTCAAGTCTGAAGTTGTGAAAAGAAGCCATCAGTttcttttgatttaatttaGTTAAATAGAGAAATGTGTTAAGTAAAGATAACAAGGAACAAGGTAGATTGACATCGTTGTCATAAGTCTTTAATTAAGGGTCAAATCTGTATTTCGATTAATCACAATCCCCAGAAGAACCGATCAATCACAGTCTCCCTTGTGATTGGTTGTAATAGTCGCGCGAGTTGTTTTTGAACAATCAGTACGCGTAGTGATTCACAACCAAAGACTGGCATAAAACGCTTTGAAAATTAAGAtcagaaaaatttaaaaatcatAAATCCCGCCATTCAGTTAGCATTGATAGAAATCAAAAATGTTTTGCAAAAATTGGTAGCAATAGAATATACAGCTCTTGTTGTTTCGGGATCTCACGATGTTCATTTAAAGAAATTGTTAGGTATAGAATTCTAATGACAAAGGTGTAGCAGCCTATGTAAGATTTTACTTTATCAGATCTTAAAAACTAAACCTCAAGTCAATACAATTTAGGGTAAGTAAAATCAGCCACCCTGATGCGTGGTTTGAAAATCCGAAAGCATCCAATGCTTTTTTTGCAAATGACCAACTTCAGCCGGTGAATTTGCGTGAGAAGTCATGGCAGCCATAGTAGGGAGCTAAGACAGTGCAACGACTCGACGAGGACgccacaaaataaataaaagctaaTAGTGTGtttgacaaacaaaaacaaagactcTGCAGGCCTTGCACGTGAGTTTtaaattttggtacatttctagGTCGTTGTCTCCTTGATAACGACGTGACATGACCAACTTTGAGGTCTACTTGAAGGTAATATTGAACAATGGGTTAAGACTTACCATCCTGCAAAGTTTTTTTCTAACTGGTCTTTTAGCACTTTAAAGTGCTTTTCTATTatctatcattattatttaccattattatcaatattacCAGGAACATGTTGAAATTCTAATTGCCTTGAGCATAGTCGTAATTTATGTAAACTTGTGTAAACGCTTCTAACAGATTTAATTGAATTtgtcaaaaaccaacgtttttCTTCTGCTTCTTACATAATCTGTGTTCAGGAGTTCGTTTGTTTAGGGAAAGCGCATACTCTTTGCTTTGCGTACTTCCACTATTGGGTTCACATTATCATCTCTTTCGTGAAAGAGCGAGGTCTTAACATCACAAATGCTTGACAATTAGCATCGCTTAGAGCAACAGGCCTAaggaaactaaaatggcccatTTCTCTGTTACAACACTGACGTAGGACTGGTGACTGCTGAAATTGAGAAACAATGAGGTTACGTCACGGCCTTCGATATAAACACTTTTGGCGTATTCTCAcacaaacaattctttttttgttttaatcgaATACCAGTGAGGGAAAATCACGAGTGTCTCTGGATTTTAGGCacagaaataagcaaatttCGTCAAAGCGAACAAGACCAAATTAGAAAAATGGAactaaggacgctttccatttgaaagTTTTAACCGGCCAGACCGgacatttggaaggactaactctacaacgtcTTCAAAGTAACTCACTTTAAGGATGACATATGCTACTCCAAAAGAAATCGAGGGATTATCAaccaagtgttccttcaaattgctcCAGTTtgtttgcaaactgacgggtctggccggccagttctgacaaaaagaGAGCGCCCGAACATTTCATTGTACATCTTATTCCTTAATATACagatttaaccaagcctaaaagcggagctttgTTCTTACtcgctgtaggattagtgaaaataaaaggctttggaactgtccaccttttttaattatgtaacattttcttcgctgcctaactagtgaattccacggttaatttcacctgaaaaaaccgtctgatcgcatgaatcaggaagggatgagtgtgatatcggtttttccagcgcaatctactgtcgaattcaccagttaggcaattaaggTTTCTTGAATttgagagtcgactgtcaaacgccagcgaataggaatcacgctaaagttagaaatcacagacgtactatagctcgtgatgtgacagatcgtcttagtcggttcaaggtcaaacaaggagttttattgatgtactttatttattccactttatctctgaaaacgagatcatttacaattcgatgtatttcattgaaacacgccagcttggcttagaaccggAATCcactagaaaggacaaacttcaaacaagatctccaacaaattacctgtacgtgctctaaacaaacttctgaaaacataagctggtgatatttctccttgtacttttacgagaactcattgcgattacatttttagaacataagtgcaaaattcttgtcactgtcgaggcacatcaaaaaacagttaggcaagcggagtaaaaaaacttcttgttcgcttgcattttaatgccaaacaaaccagcaacagatcgattatttctgtccaaaaagagtacagatgattgttatttaattccagttaacaataattcactcctgaacaaaggaaaaaacgactaaaccacgtttgagaaatatgcatccacttgaaataactcatccgtagaaataacaaacggtttagtgtccaagaaaagaatttgtggagtaacttcttccaccagctttaagctattactggtgtaccgttttttcgttctcgttctctttctctcttctttcgtttctgttcttctgacttgggccgtccaggcatcttgcaaccttagtagattcgaaattaaaaatatcttaagacataccaaaaactgcaattcagagcaaaaagcagccctaaacaaattaaaaataaacactcagctttaagtttctATCCCTCctatgcttgacttgaataactacagctttattatgttaaacctggattgaaaccagcgaaaagtgcaagaaaaatatattttccaaaccgtacctgaacacgaaatgcatcgactgtcaagagctttgctgacgtagcatggctgtgtagccgcgtcgagccacagaaagaaaacgaaaatttaagcctcgttcaggtgtgagtgttagtgtctgacctggcttaagcctgcgatccaatccacaaccagtcccgggtcagcggtcaacttaaaaaaaaaaccagctgaactcgataaggtctaacttgagcccacgatatggtcacgtgatactggtcagcggataccttgttttgacaggtgtcaattgaccataacattgatgtccaatatcaaagatgtatgctgtaaactagctatagtgtaaactggagtattgcccgTTCGATAAGCTCTAAAATTGAgtccgtgatatggttacgtgatactggtcacattggcatacatggaggttcggacggacggacgtaagtacggacgttcatgacgtcatggctataaaaccaaattttctcatatCGATGGGTtagcatattttcttagctatgttGCTCCgtgcgcgcgcgccttcggcgcatTCAATTACCTATTAAGAGATATGTTGCATtattttaagcaatagagggctttttccgtgtttacatagccgtCTAAACATGAAGGGAAGTAATGGGGgaatttgagacagttatgcaaacccgagacccAGTCGAGGGTTTtgtaactgtcgagaattctctcAACTCCCCgtatgtttagatgaggctatgtaaacacggaaaaaagttcttttattattgctttaaaaaatattattttctcaaaaataattcgacaaatgaaggaaaatcctagttttttttaacttcttgagTGAAAGGCATTTTCTTGATAACCGCttatatttcctaccagccaataaaaatctgcgacaacacataaccaatcaaaatttgtgtaaTGCCAAGGCCGTGTGGTCATACATGTACTcccatctaaacacagctattgaccaatgagagtgcacatactatcctaattattttaaatgtatATATCGAAATGAGCTATTTACCCTCTCCTCCCCACTCAATTTATATCTACTGGCCCAACAATAACGTTATTGAGTGCCATCAGCTGAGTTGAGGTCAACAGTAacttggggggagggggagggggaaggggcgGTTAAATATTATGAggtgttcaaaaaaaaaagatctgtgTACAGGGGTGTGTAGGATGTTGTCCACAATAACTACGCTATATAAAggatacaatcttggacagattaaaATGGAACACAAATGTCCCCttccttttttttgggggggggggggggggggggggggtggtctCAATTTTTTACTTAACCagtccaagattgtagcattTTACTAAAACTAATGTCTTCACTAATTTGATAACTCTTTACTAACAGAAGAGAACAACACTAATCacccaaaatagaaaataaaatacTACTGTAGCCATCTTATGCCACTGGATGAGAGTGCAACAAAAGGTTGCACATACTAAAGTATATTAATTA
Encoded here:
- the LOC137988764 gene encoding uncharacterized protein; translated protein: MGRRLKDKLPRVTIPSERITEAHWQQLLRERDARGKLRQKEYADSKRSAQYSDIGEGDQILLNKSRDNKLSPNFEPLPYKVVEKKGNAVLIQDHEGNTKLRNASHMKKFIQPDPATEATEVHEGDQEEDTPTGRQLETTVLTPPTYVDKQLNLPPESCASPLPSRRPPAWMSDFVSFCALTPEHPVLI